In one Planctomycetota bacterium genomic region, the following are encoded:
- the mtnA gene encoding S-methyl-5-thioribose-1-phosphate isomerase yields MQTLEWIGDAGGFLRLLDQTRLPGEIVAVDCRDVETLFEAIRSLRVRGAPAIGVSAAYGVCLGLQSCAAADAAAAQAAVDRTAARLAESRPTAVNLFWALERMQRRARALADLPRDALLEKLLAEARAIHDEDRRMCHEIGRHGAALLPDGAGVLTHCNAGGLATSEYGTALGVICAAHDAGKRLHVWVDETRPLLQGARLTAWELSQHGVPATLICDSMAAWVMREGRVQAVVVGADRIAANGDTANKIGTYGVALAARAHNIPFYVAAPSSTFDLALADGSAITIEQRAAAEITHGFGRATAPAGMATYNPAFDVTPAELIGAIVCERGVISPVNRASIAQMLSGD; encoded by the coding sequence ATGCAAACTCTTGAGTGGATCGGCGACGCGGGGGGCTTTTTGCGGCTGCTCGATCAGACGCGCCTCCCGGGCGAGATCGTCGCCGTCGATTGTCGCGATGTCGAGACGTTGTTCGAAGCGATTCGTTCATTGCGTGTCCGCGGCGCGCCGGCCATCGGCGTGTCGGCCGCCTATGGCGTTTGCCTGGGATTGCAATCATGCGCCGCGGCCGATGCTGCGGCGGCTCAGGCTGCGGTCGATCGGACCGCCGCACGTCTGGCCGAAAGCCGTCCCACCGCCGTCAACTTGTTCTGGGCACTTGAACGGATGCAGCGTCGCGCTCGCGCGCTGGCTGACTTGCCGCGCGATGCGCTCCTGGAAAAGCTGCTCGCCGAAGCTCGGGCGATTCACGACGAAGATCGGCGGATGTGCCACGAGATCGGTCGGCATGGGGCGGCGCTGCTGCCCGACGGGGCGGGTGTGCTCACCCATTGCAATGCCGGCGGGCTGGCGACCTCGGAGTATGGCACCGCCCTAGGCGTGATCTGTGCCGCCCACGATGCCGGCAAGCGGCTGCATGTCTGGGTTGACGAGACGCGACCGCTGCTGCAAGGCGCGCGGCTTACCGCGTGGGAACTCAGTCAGCATGGCGTACCGGCCACGTTGATTTGCGACTCGATGGCCGCCTGGGTAATGCGCGAAGGGCGGGTTCAAGCGGTCGTCGTCGGGGCCGATCGGATTGCCGCCAACGGCGACACGGCGAACAAGATAGGCACCTACGGCGTGGCCCTGGCAGCTCGGGCGCACAACATTCCTTTCTACGTCGCCGCGCCGAGCAGCACGTTCGATCTGGCGTTGGCCGACGGCTCGGCCATTACCATCGAGCAGCGCGCCGCTGCCGAGATCACCCACGGCTTTGGCCGCGCGACCGCGCCCGCGGGGATGGCGACGTACAATCCGGCGTTCGACGTGACGCCAGCGGAGTTGATCGGGGCGATCGTCTGTGAACGGGGCGTGATCAGCCCGGTGAATCGGGCGTCGATCGCTCAAATGCTGTCGGGTGATTAA
- a CDS encoding SDR family oxidoreductase has product MRTTPLQAIRRILVTGGAGFLGAHLCERLVDAGHDVICLDNFFTSQKQNVAHLLGRGNFELIRHDITQPIWLDMDEVYNLACPAAPGHYQYNPIKTMKTSVIGAINVLGMAKRCRAKVLQASTSEVYGDPEIHPQVESYRGSVNCLGPRACYDEGKRAAETLFMDYRRMHKSNIRIVRIFNTYGPGMHPFDGRVVSNFIVQALQGHDLTIYGHGGQTRSFCYRDDLVEGMIRMMNGPDDFVGPVNIGNPGEFTILELAKLVLELSGSKSKLDYRPLPTDDPTQRRPDITLAKKHLDWEPSVPLREGLMRTIEWFRGIDISRYRAPTPCY; this is encoded by the coding sequence ATGAGGACCACTCCCTTGCAAGCAATTCGACGAATCCTGGTGACTGGTGGCGCGGGCTTTCTGGGCGCGCATTTGTGCGAGCGGCTGGTTGACGCCGGCCACGACGTGATCTGCCTGGACAATTTCTTCACCAGCCAGAAGCAGAACGTCGCCCACCTGTTGGGGCGCGGCAACTTCGAGCTGATCCGCCACGACATCACCCAACCGATCTGGTTGGATATGGACGAGGTTTACAACCTGGCCTGCCCCGCGGCTCCGGGACACTATCAATACAACCCGATCAAGACGATGAAGACTTCGGTCATCGGCGCGATCAACGTGCTGGGCATGGCCAAGCGCTGCCGGGCCAAAGTGTTGCAAGCCTCGACCAGCGAAGTCTACGGCGACCCCGAGATTCACCCGCAGGTCGAATCCTATCGTGGCAGCGTCAACTGTCTGGGACCGCGGGCCTGTTACGATGAAGGCAAGCGGGCGGCCGAGACGCTGTTCATGGACTATCGGCGGATGCACAAATCGAACATTCGCATCGTCCGCATCTTCAATACCTACGGGCCGGGCATGCACCCGTTCGACGGCCGCGTGGTCTCGAACTTCATCGTTCAAGCTCTGCAGGGGCACGATCTGACGATCTATGGCCACGGCGGGCAGACCCGATCGTTCTGCTACCGCGACGATCTGGTCGAGGGAATGATCCGAATGATGAACGGCCCGGACGATTTCGTCGGCCCGGTCAACATCGGCAACCCCGGCGAGTTCACGATCTTGGAGTTGGCCAAACTGGTGCTGGAGCTATCGGGCTCGAAGAGCAAGCTCGACTACCGACCCTTGCCGACCGACGATCCGACGCAGCGCCGGCCCGACATCACGCTGGCCAAGAAGCACTTGGATTGGGAGCCGTCGGTGCCGCTGCGCGAAGGATTGATGCGGACCATCGAATGGTTCCGGGGCATCGACATCAGCCGGTATCGCGCGCCGACGCCGTGTTATTGA
- a CDS encoding winged helix-turn-helix transcriptional regulator: protein MRDDQAEACAGRLKALADPNRLRLLNCLFAGPANVSNLCEQVGDDIVKVSHHLGVLRNAGLVQIERQGKHIIYSLHPDVLPAHKARHAPHTIDLGCCRLDLEESK, encoded by the coding sequence ATGCGAGATGATCAAGCCGAAGCGTGTGCGGGCCGGCTCAAGGCGCTGGCCGACCCGAACCGGTTGCGGCTGCTGAATTGTCTGTTTGCCGGGCCGGCCAATGTTTCGAATCTGTGCGAGCAGGTCGGTGACGATATCGTCAAGGTTTCGCACCACTTGGGCGTGCTGCGCAATGCCGGCCTAGTACAGATCGAACGGCAAGGGAAGCACATCATCTATTCGCTCCATCCCGACGTGTTGCCAGCGCACAAGGCGCGTCACGCGCCCCATACGATTGACTTGGGCTGTTGCCGACTTGACCTGGAAGAGAGCAAGTAG